AGGGCTTCAAGCGGTTCGTCGAGAAGGACGACGTCGTCGCGGCGGGGTCACCGCTCGTGAGCTTCGACGTCGACAAGATCAAGGCGGCCGGCCATGACGAGGTCGTGATCTGCGTGGTCTCGAACACGCCGGAGTTCGCCTCGGTCGAGGCACTGGCGTCCGGCGAGGTCGAGGCCGGGTCTCCCGCCATCAAGGTGACCAGGAAGTAGCATGCGCGAGCTCACACATCACATCGACGACCGGCTGGGCTTCCATGCCCAGCCGGTCGTCCGTCTCGCGCAGGAGTGCGCCCGCTGGTCGTCCGTCGTCGCCGTATCGGTCGAGGGCGGCTCCCATGAGGCCCTCGGCACGGACCCCATGGCGCTTCTCGCCCTTGACGCGAGCTGTGGGGACGTCCTCCATGTGGGCGTCGAGGGGGCTGACGAGGACGAGGCTGCCGCGGCTGTCGCGGCCGTCCTGGAGGGCCTGTAGGCGCGGCCCGGACCCATCCGTCGCACGGCATCCCGGGGCCCTCGGGTATCATCGACCCCAAGGGGGGGTCCTGATGTCGCTCTGCCTGCTCATATCGCCCGCCAAGCGCATGGCCGAGCCTGACACGCTCGCGCCACGCTCCGTGCCAGCCTGCGTCGCGGACGCCGAGCGGCTGGTAGGTGCCCTACGCGCGCTCGATGCCGACGAGCTGCAGCGGCTCTGGCACGTCTCGGACGCCTTGGCCCACGAGAACCTCGACCGGCTCGAGGCGCTGGACGTCACCGGCGCGACTGCCGGGC
This genomic stretch from Atopobiaceae bacterium harbors:
- a CDS encoding HPr family phosphocarrier protein, translating into MRELTHHIDDRLGFHAQPVVRLAQECARWSSVVAVSVEGGSHEALGTDPMALLALDASCGDVLHVGVEGADEDEAAAAVAAVLEGL